Below is a window of Oscillospiraceae bacterium DNA.
CTTTCGACAACCTCATGTCTGCTTATTTCCAACGGCAGCATATTTTCATTGTATTTTGTATTTGCTGCAGGTAATTTATCTGAAAATAATTTTGTCCAATTATTATTTTGAGCGAAGCCCAGGCGGTAATAATTCTTCATTAACATTTCATTTCCGGATATATCGGATGTAACTGTTATTAAAGGAAGAGAGCAGTACGGGGCTTTTTTATAGTGAATTATTATAGGCAGCGAAGCTTCGCCAACAGATTTTATTATTTTTTTCTGAATGCGGTTTATATTATTTTCGTCTGTTTCACGTAGACAATTAGCGGACATTTCATTAAACAACCGTTTAATTAACTCCAACTTATTATGATCAACAGAAAAGCCAATCAAATTCATCGGCAAGCTGTTTATAATTGATTTTATAATAATTGAAGTTTCAGCCGCATTGATTGCTTTCATTGAGTCTATTATTATATTATATGGCAATCCTTCAATAGGACCGTATGTTAAATAGGTAATGATATTCTTTACAGCGTTATTTTTATTTCTGCCAAATTCGTAAAGCAATTCTAATGAGTTGGAACAACATGCATCTAATATTAAAATGTCGATTTTATTGCCCGCTTCACCCGCCGCCGCATCTATAGCTTTTACCATTTCAGGAATGCCCATTATATAAGGCATATTACCGCTGTAATCGGTCATCAGACCGACGCAATGATAACTGTGCCCTCCTGTTATCAACATATATCTTTTTGCAGGATAATTAAGTATCCCCCATTTAACAAAGTTATATAGCTGTTTGGGATCCGACATATTAACGTTGCCCATATATTCAAGCAATTCGGATTTGCCTTTATGAATATAATATCGGCGAACGCCTTTTTCGTTATCATTTAAAAAAATAATATCACGTCGAATTAACTTGACAAGCCGCTCATCCGCTGTGCCGATTTGCATCAAAACATTGAAGGCAGAAAAAGAGCCTGTTTTTTCAGCATCAAGCATAGCTTTATGCATTTCAGGCTCAAGATCATTGTTGCCATTTGCGTATATCAGAACTGTCCAATCAGCATAATTTAAGCATGTATCCATTTAAACTTTCCTTTTTTAAGACTTTCTAACGGTGATTATTAAACGGTAATCTTAATAAATTATTATAAGAGAGAAAAGCTCATATACCAAGCTTTTCTCTCTTAAACCTGATTATATAATTACCGGGTTAATATAATGAAATGCCCGCTGTACAAGTTTACAAACAAAAGTAAACATCGTTCTATTTACTTAAACTATGGCTTCTGTTTTAAAATGCATTATGCCTCGCACAGGTGTTTTATTTATCAGTATCGCGGCATTATAGGAATAGAAATTTGTCGTTGCCAAATCCGGTTTCCCGTCTCCATTAAAATCTCCCGGTATAATATCGGAGGGATAATCACCCGTAGCATAATATTGCGCCCATTGAAAAGTACCGTTTCCGTTTCCGAGTATAACAGCGACACGGTTATTTATGGTATTGGTAACCGCCAAATCCACATTGCCGTCATTGTTAAAATCAGCGGTTGTTATACCGGTCGGACCAGTCCCGGCCGGAGTAAAAGTCGGAGGTTGAAATGTGCCGTCACCGATGCCAAGCAGTATTGCAACATTGTTTGATGAATAATTTGTAGCCGCGATGTCCAGGATTCCGTCGCCGTTAAAATCGTTGGCTGCGATATCCATAATATCAGAACCGGCCGGAACTGAAGATGCCGCCATAAAAGTGCCGTCTCCTATTCCGAGCAATATATTTACATTATTATCACCGCATGCCACCGCTAAATCAATTACACCGTCGTTGTTAAAATCAGCCGCTATTATTGCGTCAGCGGGAGCGCTTATCGAATATGGCACCATCGCTTGAAAAGTACCGTTTCCGTTTCCGAGAAATACTCCTACTATATTGTTGCCGATATCTGTTATAGCTAAATCCATATTACCGTCATTGTTAAAGTCGGCAGACACAATATTAATAGGATTAGAGCTTGCGGATATTGCAACAGCAGGTAGAAAAGTGCCGTTACCATTACCGAAGAGGATTGCTATATCACTTCCGTTTGAATCTGTCACAGCTAAATCTATATTGCCATCGTTATTAAAATCCGCAGCGGTGACTGCGGTTGGATTAGCGCCTACAGAATAATTTGCCGTTGGACCGAATGTGCCGTCGCCATTCCCGAATAAAATTGTTACATCATCATTTTGATTGCATGCTATAGCTAAATCCGTATTTCCCGACGTTGTAAAGACGCCGGTCGCTATACCATATGGGCCCTGGTCTGTATTGTAAAACACAGCCGGGTCAAAGGATAAAATCATATATATCTCCTATTTATATTATTAATGCAAAGATATTATATTGTATTTACATAGTTCATGAGTGCCATTAGCCTATATATCCGGCATTTATGGCTCGTAAAGATATCATATAATGCTATGTTCTTGCAATATAACGATTACGTTAAAACTTACTATAATATAATATTCGAAATCGTATCGTATTGTTACTTGTAAACTCCGGCATATTGTCGACAGCAGCCTACTTGATTTACATAAAAAATGGCTGAAGCAAAAATAGTCAGAAAAAAGAGCCGTTGACTACAATTTAGTAGTACAAACGACCCTGTTTTTTGAAAAGATGCAGTATGAAACAGCAAATTGCTGAGAGTTGAAATTCCGATATTCTAATAAATAATTGCATTTACGAGAGAAAAGCTTATGATTCTTTTATGGACTGTGATTATGCCCGGCAAACAGACAGCTCATGATAACAGAACAACTGCCTAAATCAATTCTCTGAACATTAAAAGCAGCTCGGTTTTACTGTTTATATTCAGTTTCCTGTAAAGACTCGTTCCGTATGTATTCGCTGTGGAATATGCTATGCCCATCGTAGCGGATATCTGCCTGAGAGTATAGCCTCCGAGCATCAGTCTGCATACCTCCTTTTCCTTCGGCGACAGTTTAAATTCCGCGAGCTTTTCATCAAGCCTGGTGCCGTGTGTCACATCGGGACGGTTAAGGTCATCCATGCACTCGGCATTATAAAGCTTTGATGAAAACATAGGCGATATAAAAACTAAAATCATTGTGATAATAATAGAAATTAATGCAATATGCAAAAATGAAGATGATTCGTAACTGTTCTTTAATAATAAGAGCAGGATGAATCCGGACATATAGCCCGCGCCGGAAATAGCCGCGCCAATACGGTAAAATATTACACTGGAAAACTTTTTAGACATTATGCCGCTTATATAATAAATTGTTATCATACCCGACGCATAAGCAGCTCCGAAAAGGAATGAGCTTACGTAAGCAAATGATAAAGCGTTTTTATATATTATTGCCATTACAGAGCCGAGTGAAATCAAAAAAAACGAAATGTTCACTCCGTAACACATGCTTAAGCCGGCAAATCGTCTAAGAACATATGTAATTAACGCTCCAAGAATAATTCCGGCTAAGTAATATGCAGCCAGACTCTTTCCGGTCGACAACTCAAGATTTTTAAATATAAAAGGCACGGTTATATCATTCAGAAAATATACTGCGAATACAAGCAGCATACTTGAATAAGCCGAGAGCGGAATTATTACATTTATATCTCCCACAGTTTCTATGGAACGCCACGCAATAAAAAAGGCGCATATTATCAGAATTACCAGAACCAAACCGGCGCAAAGCTTGAATACTATCGTATTTCCGATACATGAGATGATATAATATACCATTTTTGACATTATAACTCCAAAAAATATGGCATAGAATTTCTCGGAATTATTCAGAATCATAAAATAAGAGAATCCGAAGCATGCAAACAAATGCCCTGTTGCGACAGCGCACGGGATCAAAATATATAAATATATAATTTCCAATTTAAAAAACAGAGTCGCAATCAACGCTATCAGCAAGATAAATGCGCTTGCCGGAGCAAGCTTTGTATATGCTCTGCCGTCAAAAAAGCAGATAACCAATACTGCCGAAACGAGATATATAATTACAAACAGCTTATTAGCCTGAATTCCGAGCATCATTTGTCTTGGCTCAATCCCGTATCCCGGCATCCATACCAAATAAATCCATATGAAAACTGATATCCACCCGATAAAACGCGGCAAATTGTATAAAGTGATTTTTTTAATTGATATACTTCCGCATTTTTTTACGTCAGATATAATATTAGTCATAACATGAGCACCTTGTTAAAGGGCTTAATGAAAAGTCCCGCTTTTTATATTAGATATCGGCCATGGAGACATAACGGTATCCGTTTTCGGCGATAAAGCGTTTTCTGCCCTGTATATCGTCGCCGAGGAGCACATTAAACATTTTAAATGTTTTATCCTCGTCCTCAGGCATAATTTTAATAAGTCTGCGCGACTCCGGATTCATGGTCGTCTGCCACATCATTTGCGGCTCGTTCTCACCAAGACCTTTTGAGCGCTGAACCGTATATTTCACATTTCCGAGTTGTGTAATAATCTTAGTTTTTTCCTTCTCATCATACGCGAACATGATCTTATCTTTAACTGCGATTTCATAAAGCGGAGATTCGGCAATAAATGTCTTTCCTTCACGAATAAGCGTAGGAAGAAGGCGGTAAAGCATTGTAAGGATAAGAGTTCTGATTTGATATCCGTCCTCATCGGCATCGGTGCATATGATGATTTTATTCCATTTCAATGTTTTTATGTCGAACTGTTCCAGCTCCTTATGGGATTTGGAGCGTATTTCAACTCCGCATCCGATGACCTTTAAAAGATCGACAATTATATCGTTTTTAAATATTTTATCATATGAGGATTTTAAGCAGTTTAACGTTTTACCCCTGACCGGCATAATAGCCTGAAATTCGGCGTTCCGCGCCAGCTTGCAGGAGCCGAGCGCGCTGTCTCCCTCGACTATGAACAATTCGCGTATTGAGGCATCCCTGCTGCGGCAGTTGGCGAATTTCTCTACGCGATTGGATATGTCGAGCGTTGAGGAAAGCTTCTTTTTGAGATTTATTCTCATCACTTCCGCATTTTCACGGCTGCGTTTATTTATCATGACCTGTGTGGCTATTCGTTCTGCATCTGCGGGATTTTCCGCGAAATATACCTCTAGCCGACGCAGAAAAAATTCAGTCATGGCTTTCTCTATAAAAGCGTTGTTTATTGCTTTTTTTGTTTGATTTTCGTATGAGGTTTTATTTGAAAAGCTGCTTATTATGAGGACAAGGCTTTCCTCGATATCGGAAAAGCTGATTTTCTGATCGCTTTTCGAATATTTATTATTTTGCTTCAGATAATTGTCAACAGCTTTTGTAAAGGACGAACGTACCGCCTTTTCCGGAGAGCCGCCGTGCTCGAGAAAACTGGAATTGTGATAGTATTCTATGCGTGAAACAGCGCTGGAAAAACAGAATACAGCTTCTATCATCACAGAGTATTCTTCCTGATCCTCCCGGTCGCGTCCCACGCGCTCCGTCGTTGCGTATACGGGAAGAGTAAGCGTGCGTCCTCCGGTTGCT
It encodes the following:
- a CDS encoding clostripain-related cysteine peptidase, with the protein product MDTCLNYADWTVLIYANGNNDLEPEMHKAMLDAEKTGSFSAFNVLMQIGTADERLVKLIRRDIIFLNDNEKGVRRYYIHKGKSELLEYMGNVNMSDPKQLYNFVKWGILNYPAKRYMLITGGHSYHCVGLMTDYSGNMPYIMGIPEMVKAIDAAAGEAGNKIDILILDACCSNSLELLYEFGRNKNNAVKNIITYLTYGPIEGLPYNIIIDSMKAINAAETSIIIKSIINSLPMNLIGFSVDHNKLELIKRLFNEMSANCLRETDENNINRIQKKIIKSVGEASLPIIIHYKKAPYCSLPLITVTSDISGNEMLMKNYYRLGFAQNNNWTKLFSDKLPAANTKYNENMLPLEISRHEVVESIAVMNPELDRLQIARMADELYEYKKWTM
- a CDS encoding VCBS repeat-containing protein, whose amino-acid sequence is MILSFDPAVFYNTDQGPYGIATGVFTTSGNTDLAIACNQNDDVTILFGNGDGTFGPTANYSVGANPTAVTAADFNNDGNIDLAVTDSNGSDIAILFGNGNGTFLPAVAISASSNPINIVSADFNNDGNMDLAITDIGNNIVGVFLGNGNGTFQAMVPYSISAPADAIIAADFNNDGVIDLAVACGDNNVNILLGIGDGTFMAASSVPAGSDIMDIAANDFNGDGILDIAATNYSSNNVAILLGIGDGTFQPPTFTPAGTGPTGITTADFNNDGNVDLAVTNTINNRVAVILGNGNGTFQWAQYYATGDYPSDIIPGDFNGDGKPDLATTNFYSYNAAILINKTPVRGIMHFKTEAIV
- a CDS encoding helix-turn-helix transcriptional regulator, translated to MTNIISDVKKCGSISIKKITLYNLPRFIGWISVFIWIYLVWMPGYGIEPRQMMLGIQANKLFVIIYLVSAVLVICFFDGRAYTKLAPASAFILLIALIATLFFKLEIIYLYILIPCAVATGHLFACFGFSYFMILNNSEKFYAIFFGVIMSKMVYYIISCIGNTIVFKLCAGLVLVILIICAFFIAWRSIETVGDINVIIPLSAYSSMLLVFAVYFLNDITVPFIFKNLELSTGKSLAAYYLAGIILGALITYVLRRFAGLSMCYGVNISFFLISLGSVMAIIYKNALSFAYVSSFLFGAAYASGMITIYYISGIMSKKFSSVIFYRIGAAISGAGYMSGFILLLLLKNSYESSSFLHIALISIIITMILVFISPMFSSKLYNAECMDDLNRPDVTHGTRLDEKLAEFKLSPKEKEVCRLMLGGYTLRQISATMGIAYSTANTYGTSLYRKLNINSKTELLLMFRELI
- a CDS encoding toprim domain-containing protein gives rise to the protein MAEEYTNESIVSLKGADRIRKRPAVMLGSDGLEGCEHAFFEILSNSLDEERQGFGNRVIVRYNADKSISVEDFGRGVPLDWNENEKRYNWDLVYCELYAGGKYNNNQKTYTLGTNGLGACATQCTSEYMEVVSCRDDIKYSISFKKGAVSGKLRKEPLNKRHSGTIVKWKPDIEVFTDIDIPLEYFTDVLKRQAFINRGITIELIYEHQSNQGSYLKPAESGERVFKESYYYKNGIIDYIKEITGDAVPGTEDQNTDDYSEQDTDDDTDTESGKKPSKTSKATGGRTLTLPVYATTERVGRDREDQEEYSVMIEAVFCFSSAVSRIEYYHNSSFLEHGGSPEKAVRSSFTKAVDNYLKQNNKYSKSDQKISFSDIEESLVLIISSFSNKTSYENQTKKAINNAFIEKAMTEFFLRRLEVYFAENPADAERIATQVMINKRSRENAEVMRINLKKKLSSTLDISNRVEKFANCRSRDASIRELFIVEGDSALGSCKLARNAEFQAIMPVRGKTLNCLKSSYDKIFKNDIIVDLLKVIGCGVEIRSKSHKELEQFDIKTLKWNKIIICTDADEDGYQIRTLILTMLYRLLPTLIREGKTFIAESPLYEIAVKDKIMFAYDEKEKTKIITQLGNVKYTVQRSKGLGENEPQMMWQTTMNPESRRLIKIMPEDEDKTFKMFNVLLGDDIQGRKRFIAENGYRYVSMADI